The following are from one region of the Thermoproteus uzoniensis 768-20 genome:
- a CDS encoding elongation factor 1-beta: MSAEVALIYRVLPDSADVDLAKLKQEIAKKLEPKYKVDRIEEEPIGFGITALKVYVRHPESDEYTSDEVEELLRSVQGVGNIELEYFSRLSF, translated from the coding sequence ATGTCGGCGGAGGTCGCGTTGATATACAGAGTTCTGCCGGACAGCGCCGACGTGGATTTGGCCAAGCTGAAGCAGGAGATAGCCAAGAAGCTGGAGCCCAAGTACAAGGTGGATAGGATAGAGGAGGAGCCCATAGGCTTCGGCATAACTGCCTTGAAGGTGTACGTAAGGCATCCCGAATCGGACGAATACACGTCCGACGAGGTGGAGGAGCTACTGAGGTCTGTGCAGGGCGTGGGCAACATCGAGCTGGAGTACTTCTCGCGGCTGAGCTTTTAG
- the fen gene encoding flap endonuclease-1: MGVTELGKLIPQDARREVKLEQLSGRSVALDAYNALYQFLASIRQPDGTPLMDSRGRVTSHLNGLFYRTINLVEAGIRPVYVFDGKPPELKRAEIESRRAAKEKAREQMERAAAEGRAEDVAKYAKRVIYVTDQMAEDAKALLTAMGIPWVQAPSEGEAQAAYMAARGSVWGAGSQDYDSLLFGAPRLVRNLAVSSRRKVGEEYVEVPPEVIELDKVLKALKLKSREQLVDIAILLGTDYNPDGVPGVGPQKALKIILEQGSLENALKTVLKGVKWPVDPLEIKKIFLNPPATDQYRVEFREPDEAKVLEILVEEHDFSRDRVEKGLERLRRALSKAKTSSLDSFF; this comes from the coding sequence GTGGGAGTTACGGAGCTGGGGAAGCTCATACCGCAGGACGCCAGGCGCGAGGTCAAGCTAGAGCAACTGTCCGGGCGGTCGGTCGCCCTAGACGCCTACAACGCGCTGTATCAATTCCTCGCGTCGATAAGGCAACCGGACGGGACCCCCCTCATGGACAGCAGAGGCCGGGTGACCAGCCACCTCAACGGGCTTTTCTATAGGACTATAAACCTGGTGGAGGCCGGCATAAGGCCGGTCTACGTCTTCGACGGCAAGCCGCCGGAGCTCAAGAGGGCGGAGATAGAGTCCAGGAGAGCCGCCAAGGAGAAGGCCAGGGAGCAGATGGAGAGGGCCGCGGCGGAGGGGAGGGCCGAGGACGTGGCGAAATACGCCAAGAGGGTCATATACGTCACCGACCAGATGGCCGAGGACGCCAAGGCCCTCCTCACGGCCATGGGGATCCCTTGGGTGCAGGCGCCGAGCGAGGGCGAGGCGCAGGCGGCGTATATGGCGGCGAGGGGCTCGGTCTGGGGCGCCGGGAGCCAGGACTACGACTCGTTGCTCTTCGGAGCGCCGAGGCTGGTCAGAAACCTGGCCGTGTCCTCCAGGAGGAAGGTGGGCGAGGAGTACGTCGAGGTCCCGCCCGAGGTGATAGAGCTCGACAAGGTACTCAAGGCCCTCAAGCTCAAGTCGAGGGAGCAGCTCGTCGATATTGCAATCCTGCTCGGCACCGACTACAACCCCGACGGGGTCCCGGGCGTGGGCCCCCAGAAGGCGCTGAAGATAATACTGGAGCAGGGCTCTCTCGAAAACGCCCTCAAGACGGTCCTAAAAGGCGTCAAGTGGCCCGTCGACCCTCTAGAGATTAAGAAGATATTCCTCAACCCGCCCGCCACCGACCAGTACAGAGTGGAGTTTAGGGAGCCCGACGAGGCCAAGGTCCTCGAGATATTGGTCGAAGAGCACGACTTCAGCAGAGACAGGGTCGAGAAGGGGCTGGAGCGCCTACGGCGCGCGTTGAGCAAGGCCAAGACCTCGTCGCTCGACTCGTTCTTCTGA
- a CDS encoding DsrE family protein → MKVLFVIMSGDEKMDLALTLAARSVDAKRYEDLKIVFFGPSQERLLRLPEPAKQMFEALRSAGAVDSACVNYAKAKGIEEELSKIVKLLPAGERIAYYLNSGYVPMVF, encoded by the coding sequence ATGAAGGTCCTGTTCGTGATAATGAGCGGCGACGAGAAGATGGACCTGGCGCTGACGCTAGCCGCAAGGTCCGTGGACGCCAAGAGGTACGAGGACCTAAAGATAGTGTTCTTCGGCCCAAGCCAGGAGAGGCTGTTGCGTCTCCCCGAGCCCGCCAAGCAGATGTTCGAGGCCCTTAGATCTGCCGGCGCGGTGGACTCGGCCTGCGTGAACTACGCCAAGGCGAAGGGCATAGAGGAGGAGCTCTCCAAGATAGTCAAGCTCCTGCCGGCGGGGGAGCGCATAGCCTACTACCTCAACTCGGGCTACGTCCCCATGGTGTTCTGA
- a CDS encoding zinc finger domain-containing protein, with protein MSIRGAKLYGPSPPSDTMTNWTLAPLERGVEFVCPNCGRSTIIRNYKARKLGISYKCPVCGFEGP; from the coding sequence ATGTCGATTAGGGGCGCCAAGCTGTACGGTCCGTCTCCGCCGAGCGATACTATGACCAACTGGACGCTGGCCCCGCTGGAGAGGGGGGTCGAGTTCGTCTGCCCCAACTGCGGCAGGTCCACAATAATCAGGAACTACAAGGCTAGGAAGCTGGGCATCTCCTACAAGTGCCCGGTCTGCGGGTTCGAGGGGCCCTAG
- a CDS encoding ribbon-helix-helix domain-containing protein → MPRNKGQEKMSLISVHVPKRMLEELDELVRRGIYPNRSEAIRAAIRELLYKESLKPAARQTAAEEVEEGEEIEVLTGR, encoded by the coding sequence ATGCCTCGGAATAAGGGGCAGGAGAAGATGTCGCTGATCTCTGTCCACGTCCCGAAACGAATGTTGGAGGAGCTGGACGAGCTCGTCAGGAGGGGTATATACCCAAATAGGAGCGAGGCCATAAGGGCCGCCATAAGGGAACTGCTCTACAAGGAGTCCTTGAAGCCGGCGGCTAGGCAGACGGCGGCTGAGGAGGTCGAGGAGGGCGAGGAAATAGAGGTTTTAACCGGCCGCTAG
- a CDS encoding CDC48 family AAA ATPase, giving the protein MSWVELRVAESKARDANRPIVRIDPDVMERHGIMVGDVVEIMGRRRTAAKVWNGLPEDRGKGIIRMNSILRKNADVSLNETVRIRKVEPRPAQSVKLAPVSMTIAVDSNFLQYIKQRLRDYVLVEGDILQIYVLSQPLTFQVVQARPANAVLLVTDDTQIQLYEKPVSGVKIPPVTWEDIGDLEEAKQKIRELVELPLRHPELFKHLGIEPPKGILLFGPPGTGKTLLAKAVANEANAYFIAINGPEIMSKYYGESEAKLREIFDEAKKNAPAIIFIDEIDAIAPKREEVTGEVEKRVVAQLLTLMDGLQERGQIVVIGATNRPDAVDPALRRPGRFDREIWINPPDFKGRLEILQIHTRNMPLSPDVDLRKLAEMTHGYTGADIAALAKEAAMRALRRAIQSGVVDLNQPTIPAESLERIKVTMQDFTEAMREIVPSALREIHIEVPKVRWKDVGGLAEVKQELREAVEWPLKYPQMFKKFGLRPPKGILLFGPPGTGKTLLAKAVATESGANFIAVRGPEIFSKWVGESEKMIREIFQKARMAAPCVVFIDEIDALASARGLGADSFVSERVVAQLLAEMDGIRTLENVVVIGATNRPDLVDPALLRPGRFDRIIYVPPPDFRARLDIFLIHTRNVPLAKDVDLEELARRTEGYSGADIELVVREATFMALREDINAKEVAMRHFEAALNKVKPSITPDMLKFYESWLERARQLQPAAKAKATPPLYL; this is encoded by the coding sequence GTGAGTTGGGTAGAGCTCAGAGTGGCCGAGAGCAAGGCGCGCGACGCCAATAGGCCCATAGTGCGTATAGATCCCGACGTGATGGAGCGCCACGGCATAATGGTGGGCGACGTGGTAGAGATCATGGGGAGGAGGAGGACGGCCGCCAAGGTGTGGAACGGCCTCCCAGAGGACCGCGGCAAGGGCATAATCCGCATGAACTCCATACTGAGGAAGAACGCCGACGTCTCCCTCAACGAGACGGTCAGGATAAGGAAGGTCGAGCCGAGGCCGGCCCAGTCGGTGAAGCTGGCGCCGGTCTCCATGACCATAGCCGTCGACTCCAACTTCCTGCAGTACATAAAACAGAGGCTCCGCGACTACGTCCTAGTAGAGGGCGACATACTCCAGATATACGTATTGAGCCAGCCCTTGACGTTCCAGGTAGTGCAGGCCCGCCCGGCCAACGCCGTCCTCCTAGTGACCGACGACACCCAGATACAGCTATACGAGAAGCCGGTCTCCGGCGTCAAGATACCTCCCGTGACTTGGGAGGATATCGGCGATTTGGAGGAGGCTAAGCAGAAGATTAGGGAGTTGGTGGAGCTTCCTCTAAGGCACCCGGAGCTGTTCAAGCACTTAGGCATAGAGCCGCCTAAAGGCATTCTACTGTTCGGCCCTCCCGGCACTGGCAAGACTCTTTTGGCTAAGGCTGTCGCCAACGAGGCTAATGCCTACTTTATCGCGATTAACGGGCCCGAGATTATGTCGAAGTATTACGGGGAGTCTGAGGCGAAGCTTAGAGAGATATTCGACGAGGCTAAGAAAAACGCCCCCGCAATTATCTTTATCGACGAGATAGACGCCATAGCTCCCAAGAGAGAGGAAGTGACCGGCGAGGTGGAGAAGAGAGTCGTTGCCCAGCTACTGACCTTAATGGACGGACTACAGGAGAGAGGACAGATAGTAGTCATAGGCGCAACCAATAGGCCAGACGCAGTAGACCCAGCACTGAGGAGGCCGGGAAGATTCGACAGAGAGATCTGGATAAACCCGCCCGACTTCAAGGGCCGCCTCGAGATACTCCAGATACACACCCGCAACATGCCGCTCAGCCCCGACGTTGATTTGAGGAAGCTTGCCGAGATGACTCACGGCTACACCGGCGCCGACATAGCCGCTCTGGCCAAGGAGGCGGCTATGAGGGCCTTGAGGAGGGCCATACAGAGCGGCGTCGTCGACCTCAACCAGCCCACAATACCTGCGGAGTCCCTCGAGCGGATAAAGGTGACCATGCAGGACTTCACGGAGGCCATGAGGGAGATCGTGCCGTCGGCCCTCCGCGAGATACACATAGAGGTGCCGAAGGTCAGATGGAAGGACGTAGGGGGGCTGGCCGAGGTGAAGCAGGAGCTCAGAGAGGCGGTGGAGTGGCCCCTCAAATATCCGCAGATGTTCAAGAAGTTCGGCTTGAGGCCGCCTAAAGGCATTCTCCTGTTCGGCCCTCCCGGCACCGGCAAGACCCTTCTGGCTAAGGCAGTCGCGACGGAGTCGGGGGCCAACTTCATAGCGGTGAGGGGGCCCGAGATATTCTCCAAATGGGTCGGCGAGTCCGAGAAGATGATTAGGGAGATATTCCAGAAGGCCAGAATGGCCGCCCCATGCGTCGTCTTCATCGACGAGATAGACGCGCTGGCGTCGGCGAGAGGCCTAGGCGCCGACTCGTTCGTCAGCGAGCGCGTGGTGGCGCAACTGTTGGCGGAGATGGACGGGATAAGGACGCTCGAAAACGTCGTGGTGATCGGCGCGACTAACCGCCCCGACTTGGTAGACCCCGCGCTTCTCAGACCGGGGAGGTTCGACCGCATAATCTACGTGCCTCCGCCCGACTTCAGAGCGAGGCTGGACATATTCCTAATACACACCCGCAACGTGCCTCTGGCCAAGGACGTAGATCTGGAGGAGCTGGCCAGGAGGACCGAGGGCTACTCCGGCGCGGATATCGAGCTCGTGGTGAGGGAGGCCACCTTCATGGCGTTGAGGGAGGACATAAACGCCAAGGAGGTCGCCATGAGGCATTTCGAGGCGGCGCTCAACAAGGTGAAGCCGTCGATAACGCCCGATATGCTCAAGTTCTACGAGAGCTGGCTCGAGCGGGCTAGACAGTTACAGCCCGCCGCCAAGGCCAAGGCCACGCCTCCGCTGTATCTATGA
- the speE gene encoding polyamine aminopropyltransferase — MIPQKGKELLSAVRPVWVETVSWHSSLAMQIEGIRYMKRTKYQELAIIDTVDFGRALVLDGFIQSTYADEPYYHESLVHPAMVAHPSPRRVLILGGGEGAALREALKHKTVSEAVMVDIDGEVVEAAKEYLPAMHQGAFKDPRAKVLIMDGAKYVEEALARGEKFDVVVMDLTDPYGPEIAQGLYSAQFIGKVKGVMADGGVFVTQAGSSFFFEEEYDAVLRNVSANFRIVVEYTVWIPSFGYAVNFIAASDSADPRALTAEEVDKTLAERGVSTAFYSGRAHVALMNMPIYRRFKRA; from the coding sequence ATGATTCCCCAGAAGGGGAAGGAGCTACTATCGGCGGTGAGGCCCGTCTGGGTAGAGACTGTGTCTTGGCACAGCTCCCTCGCCATGCAGATAGAGGGGATTAGGTACATGAAGCGGACTAAATACCAGGAGCTGGCCATAATAGACACGGTGGATTTCGGCAGGGCGTTGGTGCTCGACGGCTTTATCCAGTCCACGTACGCCGACGAGCCCTACTACCACGAGTCACTGGTCCACCCCGCCATGGTGGCGCACCCGTCGCCGAGGAGGGTCCTCATCCTGGGAGGCGGCGAGGGGGCCGCGCTTAGGGAGGCGCTGAAGCACAAGACCGTCTCGGAGGCTGTCATGGTCGACATAGACGGGGAGGTCGTGGAGGCGGCCAAGGAGTATTTGCCGGCCATGCACCAAGGCGCGTTCAAGGACCCGCGGGCCAAGGTGTTGATAATGGACGGGGCAAAATACGTCGAGGAGGCCTTGGCGCGGGGCGAGAAGTTCGACGTAGTCGTGATGGATCTGACAGACCCCTACGGCCCCGAGATAGCGCAGGGCCTCTACTCTGCGCAGTTTATCGGCAAGGTCAAGGGAGTTATGGCAGACGGCGGCGTCTTCGTGACGCAGGCCGGCAGCAGCTTCTTCTTCGAGGAGGAGTACGACGCGGTGTTGAGGAACGTGTCGGCGAATTTCCGCATAGTGGTCGAGTACACCGTGTGGATACCCTCGTTCGGCTACGCGGTCAACTTCATAGCGGCCAGCGACTCGGCCGACCCCAGAGCGCTGACCGCTGAGGAGGTCGACAAGACGCTCGCCGAGAGGGGCGTCTCGACAGCGTTCTACTCCGGCAGAGCCCACGTGGCGCTCATGAACATGCCGATATACAGGAGGTTCAAGAGGGCCTAG
- a CDS encoding alpha/beta hydrolase, with protein MPLDPQIRHLLKALREAATPAQASVQELRKAVEEQHKPLVAAAREPVAETRDVQVPAQGGSIRARVYVPRKAQGLPLVLYYHGGGFVFGNVETHDHICRRLARQADAVVVSVDYRLAPEHKFPTAVLDAYAALRWAAENAHEFGADPGKIAVAGDSAGGNLAAVVSILDRDSGERLVKKQVLIYPVVNMTGVPTKSVVEYGAAEDAFLSLDMMAWFGKQYLARPEDAFDVRASPILADLAGLPPALVIAAEYDPLRDEDELYAFKMRAAGSRATVAVFSGMVHGFVSLYPLVDAGREALDLAAASIRSSLQTS; from the coding sequence ATGCCGCTGGATCCCCAGATCCGGCATCTGCTCAAGGCGCTGAGGGAGGCGGCGACGCCCGCGCAGGCGTCGGTCCAGGAACTCCGGAAGGCTGTGGAGGAGCAACACAAGCCCCTTGTAGCCGCGGCTCGGGAGCCGGTTGCCGAGACGAGGGACGTGCAGGTGCCGGCGCAAGGCGGCTCCATAAGGGCCAGAGTATACGTTCCGAGGAAGGCGCAAGGGCTTCCCCTGGTGCTCTACTACCACGGCGGCGGCTTCGTCTTCGGCAACGTCGAGACCCACGACCACATATGCAGGAGGCTCGCCAGGCAGGCCGACGCGGTGGTGGTCTCGGTGGACTACCGCCTAGCGCCCGAGCACAAATTCCCCACCGCGGTTCTCGACGCCTACGCGGCGTTGAGGTGGGCCGCCGAAAACGCCCACGAGTTTGGGGCGGATCCGGGCAAGATAGCCGTCGCGGGCGACTCGGCCGGCGGCAACCTGGCGGCCGTGGTCAGCATACTGGACAGAGACTCCGGCGAGCGGCTCGTGAAGAAGCAAGTGTTGATCTACCCCGTCGTGAACATGACCGGGGTGCCGACTAAGTCGGTGGTCGAGTACGGGGCCGCGGAGGACGCCTTCCTTTCGCTTGATATGATGGCGTGGTTCGGCAAGCAGTACCTCGCAAGGCCGGAGGACGCGTTCGACGTAAGGGCCTCGCCTATATTGGCCGACCTAGCCGGCCTCCCGCCCGCGTTGGTGATAGCGGCGGAGTACGACCCGCTCCGCGACGAGGACGAGCTGTACGCCTTCAAGATGAGGGCGGCGGGCTCGCGGGCTACTGTCGCCGTGTTCTCGGGGATGGTACACGGGTTCGTGTCTCTCTACCCGTTGGTCGACGCCGGGAGGGAGGCCTTAGACCTAGCCGCGGCGTCTATTAGGTCGAGCCTCCAGACTTCTTGA
- a CDS encoding alpha/beta hydrolase family protein — MDLLAARLLSVKSAVAPSAGPDGAVLYLSDATGQYQIWRFDGRRHDVYIPWDGRVGGYVVSPKGAVAFSADVGGDERWRIYVAEGDEVRDVAVEGFNNLGAWSPDGSRLAYTSTVERPEDFSLYVFDGGGARKVADLQGINAAVDWCDEGILVEHHESSRDGDIYLASGGEVKNLTKHSGEEVNASPRCLGGSKIAYLTDRWSEYRGIAVMDLKTGEAKPLVQLDREIELFDIWGNYLAYVANEDGYSGLYVMHLPTGLTHKVSVPPGVVTSLSWRFGKLVFSLSGPRVGHEVFVYAGEVRALTDSPKYGVDMSRNAVPEAARFKASDGLEVPLLLYRPQTAPPHKAVFLLHGGPESQARPYFEPLTQLLVRLGYMVVAPNFRGSTGYGKTYVRLDDGERRLNAVRDVAEAVGWLAGQGLVAGRPCVLGGSYGGYLTLMSLALYPDLWACGVEMAGIVNLATFLERTAPWRRRHREAEYGRLEDRELLAKLSPITYADRIAAPLLVIHGVNDIRVPVSEADQLVARLRELGRRVEYLRLEGEGHVFSSAARPKIYGEVAKFVKAYLG, encoded by the coding sequence ATGGATCTGCTGGCGGCCAGACTCTTGTCCGTCAAGAGCGCCGTGGCGCCCTCGGCGGGGCCCGACGGGGCTGTGCTGTACCTCTCGGACGCGACGGGGCAGTACCAGATATGGCGTTTCGACGGCAGGCGGCACGACGTCTACATCCCCTGGGACGGGAGGGTGGGGGGATACGTCGTCTCCCCGAAAGGCGCGGTGGCCTTCTCCGCCGATGTGGGGGGCGACGAGCGATGGAGGATCTACGTAGCCGAGGGAGACGAGGTGAGGGACGTGGCCGTCGAGGGCTTCAACAACCTCGGCGCGTGGAGCCCCGACGGCTCGCGGCTCGCGTACACCTCTACCGTCGAGAGGCCGGAGGACTTCTCCCTCTACGTCTTCGATGGCGGCGGGGCCCGGAAGGTCGCCGACCTGCAAGGGATAAACGCGGCCGTGGACTGGTGCGACGAGGGGATATTGGTGGAGCACCATGAGTCGAGCAGAGACGGCGACATCTATCTGGCGTCCGGCGGCGAGGTCAAGAATTTGACCAAGCACTCCGGCGAGGAGGTCAACGCGTCGCCGCGATGCCTCGGCGGGAGCAAAATCGCCTATCTGACCGACAGATGGTCCGAGTATAGGGGAATCGCCGTCATGGATCTGAAGACGGGCGAGGCGAAGCCCCTCGTCCAGCTGGACAGAGAGATAGAGCTCTTCGACATCTGGGGCAACTACCTCGCGTATGTGGCCAACGAGGACGGCTACTCCGGCCTATACGTGATGCACCTCCCGACGGGCCTCACGCACAAGGTGTCCGTCCCGCCGGGCGTCGTCACCTCTCTGAGCTGGCGTTTCGGGAAGCTCGTCTTCTCGCTGTCGGGCCCTCGGGTCGGCCACGAGGTTTTCGTATACGCGGGCGAGGTCAGGGCGCTCACCGACTCGCCGAAGTACGGCGTCGACATGTCGAGAAACGCCGTGCCGGAGGCCGCCAGGTTCAAGGCAAGCGACGGGCTGGAGGTTCCGCTCCTGCTGTATAGGCCGCAGACCGCTCCTCCCCACAAGGCGGTCTTCCTACTGCACGGGGGGCCCGAGAGCCAGGCAAGGCCCTATTTCGAGCCCCTGACGCAGCTCCTGGTCAGGCTCGGCTACATGGTCGTCGCCCCCAACTTCAGAGGGTCGACGGGCTACGGCAAGACCTACGTGAGGCTGGACGACGGCGAGAGGAGGCTGAACGCCGTGAGGGACGTGGCCGAGGCCGTTGGCTGGCTCGCCGGCCAGGGGCTGGTCGCCGGGAGGCCTTGCGTGCTGGGAGGGAGCTACGGCGGATATCTGACGTTGATGTCCCTGGCGCTTTACCCAGACCTCTGGGCTTGCGGCGTCGAGATGGCCGGGATAGTGAATCTGGCCACGTTCCTCGAGAGGACGGCTCCTTGGCGGAGGCGGCACAGAGAGGCGGAGTACGGCAGGCTGGAGGACAGAGAGCTTCTTGCCAAGCTCAGCCCGATAACCTACGCCGATAGGATAGCCGCGCCTCTGTTGGTGATACACGGCGTGAACGACATAAGGGTGCCCGTCTCCGAGGCCGACCAGCTCGTGGCGAGGCTGAGGGAGCTGGGCCGGCGCGTCGAGTACTTGAGGCTGGAGGGCGAGGGCCACGTCTTCTCGTCGGCCGCCAGGCCCAAGATATACGGCGAGGTGGCCAAGTTCGTGAAGGCCTATCTAGGCTGA
- the ppa gene encoding inorganic diphosphatase produces MLRLPPGRKPPDEIYVFVEIPAGSNVKYEYDDELGVIAVDRVLYTALVYPFNYGFIPSTLSEDGDPLDVALLSGAEFAPGVVVRARPLGLLEMEDEEGLDYKVIAVPIEKIDPSYADVKDVFDLTKPTLEKIKHFFERYKELEPGKWVKARGYLGVEEAKKYIMEAVERFKKSGGST; encoded by the coding sequence ATGCTTAGGCTACCGCCGGGCAGAAAGCCGCCCGACGAGATATACGTCTTCGTCGAGATACCGGCCGGCTCGAACGTCAAGTACGAGTACGACGACGAGCTCGGCGTCATCGCCGTCGACCGCGTGCTCTACACCGCCCTCGTCTACCCGTTCAACTACGGCTTTATACCCAGCACCCTTTCCGAAGACGGCGATCCTCTCGACGTCGCTTTACTGAGCGGGGCCGAGTTCGCGCCGGGGGTAGTCGTCAGGGCGAGGCCATTGGGCTTGCTGGAGATGGAGGACGAGGAGGGGCTCGACTACAAGGTCATCGCGGTGCCCATAGAGAAGATAGATCCGTCGTACGCCGACGTGAAGGACGTCTTCGATCTGACCAAGCCCACTCTGGAGAAGATAAAGCACTTCTTCGAGAGGTATAAGGAGCTGGAGCCCGGCAAATGGGTCAAGGCGAGGGGCTATCTGGGCGTCGAGGAGGCCAAAAAATACATTATGGAGGCCGTCGAGAGGTTCAAGAAGTCTGGAGGCTCGACCTAA
- a CDS encoding transcriptional regulator yields MSLDKYISAVRAVVAKEMVRRGFSVNETARLLGVTAAAVSLYASGKRGGELVAKIEADDRVMSIIKSYVDALAEGGKSAVLDLTDLAQAVRNALEAPSRAEADVSLLIMERIKLEQETANRSMALAYRSANPLARALFMQIAMDSLRHAEILTTILDYLSGRIKADEIALTEEELRAVSEEEKGMRESLAALSRVEDPLVRALIKSIEFDELKHYELVRALMAVKPKRARPS; encoded by the coding sequence GTGTCTTTGGACAAATATATATCGGCTGTGAGGGCCGTCGTTGCCAAGGAAATGGTTCGGCGGGGCTTCTCCGTCAACGAGACGGCCAGACTCCTCGGCGTCACCGCCGCCGCCGTCTCGCTCTACGCCAGCGGGAAGAGGGGAGGAGAGCTCGTGGCCAAGATAGAGGCGGACGACCGGGTCATGTCGATAATCAAGTCCTACGTCGACGCGCTCGCCGAGGGCGGGAAATCCGCCGTGTTGGACCTCACGGATCTGGCCCAGGCGGTGAGGAACGCCCTAGAGGCGCCGAGCCGCGCCGAGGCCGACGTGTCTCTTCTCATAATGGAGCGCATAAAGCTGGAGCAGGAGACGGCCAACAGGAGCATGGCGCTCGCCTACAGGTCGGCCAATCCCCTCGCCAGAGCCCTCTTCATGCAGATAGCCATGGACAGCTTGCGCCATGCCGAGATACTCACCACAATCCTCGACTATCTGTCCGGCAGGATTAAGGCCGACGAGATCGCGCTGACCGAGGAGGAGCTGAGGGCCGTCTCGGAGGAAGAGAAGGGGATGAGGGAGAGCCTCGCCGCCCTCTCCAGAGTCGAGGATCCCCTGGTGAGGGCCCTCATAAAATCGATAGAGTTCGACGAGCTGAAGCACTACGAGCTGGTGAGGGCCTTGATGGCGGTGAAGCCGAAAAGGGCTAGGCCCTCTTGA
- a CDS encoding V-type ATP synthase subunit B, with product MQVSPIVSYSTVREVKGPLLVIERTRGVAYGELGEVVGPDGEPRRVQVIEVGTDYAVAQVLGPTLGLPAKGSTVRFYGKTYRLGVSEDLIGRILDGKGQPRDHMPLPPPQDFRDINGEPLNPYAREYPEEPIETGISAIDGLYTLVRGQKLPIFSGTGLPHNVMAAQVVRQATVRGSEEGFAVVFVGIGIRSEEAMYFMDEFRRTGALRRAVAVINLASDPVAERILAPRVGLTIAEHLAWDLGYHVLVVITDMTNYAEGLRELSSGKGELPGRRGYPGYMYTDLASIYERAGRARGRKGSVTQFPILTMPHDDITHPIPDLSGYITEGQLVLSRSMWGKGIYPPFDIIMSLSRLAKDAIGEGKTREDHKDVANTLIAAYSRALELRSLATLVGERNLGWRERRYLRFADAFEQKFVKQGVYERRTFEETLDIGWDVLSILPEDELTNARPEISAKYYRKHIFESVAL from the coding sequence ATGCAAGTATCTCCCATTGTCAGCTATTCGACAGTTAGGGAGGTCAAGGGCCCTCTGCTCGTCATAGAGAGGACCCGGGGCGTTGCCTACGGCGAGCTGGGCGAGGTGGTGGGGCCCGACGGGGAGCCCCGCCGCGTCCAAGTCATCGAGGTGGGCACAGACTACGCAGTGGCGCAAGTCCTGGGCCCCACCCTCGGCCTCCCCGCCAAGGGGTCGACCGTTAGGTTCTACGGCAAGACCTACAGGCTGGGCGTCAGCGAGGACCTAATAGGGCGTATCCTCGACGGGAAGGGGCAACCGCGCGACCACATGCCTCTGCCGCCGCCCCAAGACTTCAGGGACATAAACGGCGAGCCCCTCAACCCGTACGCCCGCGAGTACCCCGAGGAGCCCATAGAGACCGGCATATCGGCCATAGACGGGCTCTACACCCTCGTGAGGGGCCAGAAGCTGCCCATATTCTCGGGCACAGGACTGCCGCACAACGTCATGGCGGCGCAGGTGGTGAGGCAGGCAACCGTGAGGGGGAGCGAGGAGGGCTTCGCGGTGGTCTTCGTCGGAATCGGCATCAGGAGCGAGGAGGCGATGTACTTCATGGACGAGTTCAGGAGGACGGGCGCTCTGAGGAGGGCAGTCGCCGTCATAAACCTCGCCTCCGACCCCGTGGCGGAGCGCATTCTGGCGCCCCGCGTCGGCTTGACCATAGCTGAGCACCTCGCCTGGGACCTCGGCTACCACGTGCTGGTCGTCATAACCGACATGACCAACTACGCCGAGGGCCTCCGCGAGCTCTCGTCGGGCAAGGGCGAGCTCCCCGGCAGGCGCGGCTACCCGGGCTATATGTACACCGACCTGGCGAGTATATACGAGAGGGCCGGAAGGGCTAGGGGGCGCAAGGGCTCCGTCACGCAGTTCCCCATACTCACCATGCCGCACGACGACATAACCCACCCCATACCCGACCTCTCGGGCTACATCACCGAGGGCCAGCTAGTCCTCAGCAGATCCATGTGGGGCAAGGGTATCTACCCGCCCTTCGACATAATAATGTCGCTCTCGCGCCTCGCCAAGGACGCCATTGGCGAGGGCAAGACGCGCGAGGACCACAAGGACGTGGCGAACACGCTCATCGCCGCCTACAGCCGCGCCCTGGAGCTGAGGAGCTTGGCCACTCTGGTGGGCGAGCGCAACTTGGGCTGGCGCGAGAGGAGGTACCTCCGCTTCGCCGACGCCTTCGAGCAGAAATTCGTCAAGCAGGGGGTCTACGAGAGGCGGACCTTCGAGGAGACGCTGGACATAGGGTGGGACGTGCTCTCGATACTGCCGGAGGACGAGCTGACCAACGCCAGGCCGGAGATCTCGGCCAAGTACTACCGCAAACACATCTTCGAGTCGGTGGCCCTCTAG